CACGTAAATGGTCGAATGGTTTTCAAAAGTGGCTTTTTGATTGAACTAATCAGGGAAAAGCTGAACTGAACATTATTAGAAGCAGAATTATAATGAAGATCAATAATCCTTATTCTTGCTTTTTAGCAAAATAGATTTACTATTTATTTAAGCCATTAAAAAATTTTTCATAAGGGATACATCACATGGTCGAATTTTTAGATGTGTTAACTCACGGTCGTCGTCTTAAAGCACAACTTAAAGGCTTGTCTATTGATGAGCTTAATGAAGTTATCGAAAAGATGCAGGTTATTGCAGCTGAGCGCGAAGAAGAATTACGCGCAGAGAATGAAGCAAACGCAGAGCGCATTGCTAAAATCGAACAGCTACGCAAGTTAATGGCAGAAGATGGCATTAGCTTGGACGATCTAGGTTCTTCTACTGAGGTTAAAGTTCGTAAAAAACGCGCTCCTCGCCCAGCTAAGTACGCTATTGAAGTAGACGGTGAAACCATCACTTGGACTGGCCAAGGCCGTACTCCAAAAGCTATTAAAGAACGCTTAGATGCTGGTGCAAATTTGGACGATTTCCTAATTTAATTAAGCAGCAAATATAAAACGGCCGCATATGCGGCCGTTTTTTGTTACAAATTCATTCATTATTATTGGCAACAACCTTCATCGCGTTGCTTACAAGCTCCTAACCCCAAGGTAACATGCTGTTCATCCTAAGAGTTCTAAAGGACGACAGAATTCATGAAGCATACTTACCTACAGGCCATTGGGCTGCTACTCCCAAGCCTAATTAGCCCCGTTAGCGCCAGCTCAGGGCAATACCAATTAAGCCTAAGTAATAACACACCAACCTTAACTGCATTTACTAATGGCATTCTGGTAACAAAACCCGGGAAATTAGCTAAGAACCGCGTTTTAGTTGTTGAGGGTAATGTCATTACTGCTATTAGCGATGCCATTCCTAAAGGCGCTAAGGTTATCGACCTAAAAGGCCAATACGTTTATGCCGGTTTCATTGATAGCTACGCCCAGTATGGATTAGATTGGGACTATGGTTATAGTGAAGATAAATCACCCCAATACACGGTAGAGCGATACGGTACTCGTTATAAGAATACCGCTGTTCATAGCGACATGATCTGGGCAGATCATTTTAGCCCCGATAGCGAAGATGCCAAAACTTGGCTCAATAATGGTTTCACAAGTGTGCATTCAGCCTGGCAGGATGGAATATTCCAAGGCCAAGGGTTTGTTACCTCACTGGCACAAGGGGATGGCGCATCATTAATTTACAAATCTCAAAGCGGACCTTGGCTATCTTTTAACAAGGGCTCGTCACAACAGGAATATCCCACATCAGTAATGGGGTCTATTGCGCTTATTAGACAAGTATTAGCTGAAGGTCAATGGTATAAACAACAGTTTGGTAAACCTTTGTTACCTTCGGAACAAAGTTTGCTACCACTTACCAACTTCGATCAACAAGCCGCATTCTTTAAAGGAAGTCACCCAGATGACATTATCCGCGCCGCGCATCTGCTTGATAATAATCATGCAATTTTTGTTGGTTCCGGTCTGGAATTTGAGCGTATAGCGCAGCTTAAGCAATTAAACAGCAAATTAATCTTACCGCTAAGTTTCGCTAAGAAACCGGAAATTACATCGGTATATGACCCTCAAGAACTGACCTTAGCCAATATGCGCCACTGGGAACGTAGCCCAAGTAATATTGCCACGGTAGCCAACAACGATATTCCATTTGCCCTAACCATGGATGGTATCGACGGCGAAGACTTTTGGCCTCGGCTCAACAAGGCGATGCGCTATGGTCTGTCTGGCGCAGATGCGCTTGCGGCCCTCACGACAACCCCCGCTCAATTCCTCGGCTTAGAAAGTGAACTCGGGCAGTTAGCACCGGGCTATCGTGCCGATTTAGTTATCAGTAACGGCGACCTATTTGCCGGCGGCACACTTGTGGCAACAGTACTGCAAGGGCAGTGGCATAACATCGGCGACAGCCAATATCAGCGGTACAGCGGTGAATGGCAGCTCCGTTGGTTTGATAACTCTCGCGTGCTTACTCTTACCGAAAAGGATGGCAAGCTCACTGGCAAACTTGGCGTTGATGACGATGCAATTACGTTACAGCAGCTAAACAGCCACACCACTGAGTTATCGTTCCAGTTGCCTGCGACAACATTCGGGCGCCAAGATAACGCCACCGTGACCTTGGTTCCATATGGCCAACAACTGCAAGGCAGCGTCCTATTGGCTAACGGTGAGTCTTGGTCATTAACAGCAGAAAAAACCAAACCGCAACAGCACGAGTTAGCGACGGTCGAGCCGATAAACTTCGTATCAAAACAAACTTTTCCCAATGTCGCTTACGGACACAGCACCCTCCCCCAAGCACAAAATATGCTGATCCGAAATGCAACCGTTTGGACCAGCACCGAACAAGGCAATCTAGCCAATACCGATGTGTTGGTGCGTCACGGTAAGATCGACAAAATTGGCAGCAATCTTAAGCTCCCATCTGGCTATCAGTTAATCGATGGCAGTGGCAAGCACCTTACCGCCGGTATTATTGACGAGCACTCTCACATCGCCATTCATGGCGGGGTCAATGAATTCTCAGACAACAACACCGCTGAAGTGCGGATTGGCGATGTACTTGAACCAAGCGATATCGCTATCTACCGCTCTCTTGCCGGTGGCGTCACCAGCGCCCAACTATTGCATGGCAGCGCTAACCCTATCGGCGGCCAAGCACAGGTAATCAAGCTACGTTGGGGCCAAGACGCCCAAGGATTAGCATTTACCGCTGCTCCGCCGTCGATTAAATTTGCCTTAGGTGAAAACGTCAAACAGAGCAACTGGGGTGACAACTACAACATTCGCTACCCTCAAACTAGGATGGGCGTTGAAGCGATGCTACGTGATGGTTTTCAACAGGCCAGTAACTATCAGCACGAGTTAACCGCATGGGATGGGCTCAGCCGTCGCCAGCAGCGACGCACCATTGCCCCTAAGCCAGATCTGCGACTGCAAACGGTATTGGAAGTACTTAACAGTGAACGCCATATTCATATCCACTCCTACGTCCACACTGAAATGTTGATGATGCTTGGCTTAGCCGATGAGCTGGGCTTTAAGGTGCAAACCTTTACCCACTCACTAGAGGGCTACAAATTGGCGTCAGAGATGGCCGCCGCGGGTACCAGCGCCGCCACCTTCGCCGATTGGTGGGCATATAAGTTTGAGGTGTATGACGCGATTCCGCAAAACGCCTGTGTAATGACCGAGCAAGGCGTTTTAACCAGCATCCACTCCGACAGTAACGATCTGATTCGGCGCCTTAACCAAGAAGCAGCCAAGTCCATCATGTATTGCGGTATGTCAGAACAACAAGCATGGCAAATGGTCACTATTAACCCGGCTAAACAGCTCAAGGTTGATCACCTAGTCGGCTCAATTGAAGCAGGTAAACAGGCGGATTTGGTACTGTGGAGCGCTAATCCGCTGTCGGTTTACGCACGCGCAGAAATCACCTGGATCGATGGCGCTCGTTATTTCTCTATCGAGCAAGACCAGCAACGGCGTCGAGCCATTAACCAAGAGCGACAACAGCTCATCGCTAAGCTACTGCAGGATGATTCCCCTGCCGAGGACGGTGAGCAGTTAACGCCATTGCCAGCATCAACTTGGCACTGCGATACCGTTGGCCAACATAGCCATCAATCACACAGCCACCAGCAACACTAGGAGTACACACATGCTAAAACGTTATTCTGTCCTAGCGCTGATGGCGCTTATCCCGCTATGTAGTCAATCCCACGATCTGCTACCGGGCCAAACACAATCGCAACCCCAGTTAATCACCAACGCCACCGTGCATACCCCAACCGGGCCGCTACTGAATACCGATGTGCTACTTAAAGCTGGCAAGATAGCCTCGATCGGAACCGACATTGTTGCTGAGGGTGCTGCGGTAATTGATGCCAGCGGGAAACACCTTTACCCCGCGTTAATTAGCTTGGACAGTCAAATTGGTTTAACCGAAATTGGCGCGGTTCGTGCCACCGTAGATAGCTATGAAGTTGGCGAGATAAACCCGCAGATCAGAGCGGCAACGGCTTTTAACGTTGAATCGGAATTATTACCGACACTTAGAGCCAATGGCATAGGCTACGCCCAGATCACCCCGATTGGCGATCTCTTTGCTGGCCAATCGGCGCTGGTGCAACTTGATGGCTGGAACATCAATGACGCCTTAGTTAAAGCGGATACGGGCGTTCACCTATACTGGCCTGCCAGCACACTGCCGCAAGGGCAAACTCGCGAGCAAGCTCAAGCGAACTACCAACGCCAGTACGACATTATTGTTGCCGCCTTCGACGATGCCAAGCACTACCTTCAAGTACCTCGAGAGATCCAAGATGCTCGATGGGAATCGATGCGGGCCTTGTTACAGGGAACTTCCAC
The genomic region above belongs to Ferrimonas lipolytica and contains:
- a CDS encoding H-NS family nucleoid-associated regulatory protein, translating into MVEFLDVLTHGRRLKAQLKGLSIDELNEVIEKMQVIAAEREEELRAENEANAERIAKIEQLRKLMAEDGISLDDLGSSTEVKVRKKRAPRPAKYAIEVDGETITWTGQGRTPKAIKERLDAGANLDDFLI
- a CDS encoding amidohydrolase family protein, with product MKHTYLQAIGLLLPSLISPVSASSGQYQLSLSNNTPTLTAFTNGILVTKPGKLAKNRVLVVEGNVITAISDAIPKGAKVIDLKGQYVYAGFIDSYAQYGLDWDYGYSEDKSPQYTVERYGTRYKNTAVHSDMIWADHFSPDSEDAKTWLNNGFTSVHSAWQDGIFQGQGFVTSLAQGDGASLIYKSQSGPWLSFNKGSSQQEYPTSVMGSIALIRQVLAEGQWYKQQFGKPLLPSEQSLLPLTNFDQQAAFFKGSHPDDIIRAAHLLDNNHAIFVGSGLEFERIAQLKQLNSKLILPLSFAKKPEITSVYDPQELTLANMRHWERSPSNIATVANNDIPFALTMDGIDGEDFWPRLNKAMRYGLSGADALAALTTTPAQFLGLESELGQLAPGYRADLVISNGDLFAGGTLVATVLQGQWHNIGDSQYQRYSGEWQLRWFDNSRVLTLTEKDGKLTGKLGVDDDAITLQQLNSHTTELSFQLPATTFGRQDNATVTLVPYGQQLQGSVLLANGESWSLTAEKTKPQQHELATVEPINFVSKQTFPNVAYGHSTLPQAQNMLIRNATVWTSTEQGNLANTDVLVRHGKIDKIGSNLKLPSGYQLIDGSGKHLTAGIIDEHSHIAIHGGVNEFSDNNTAEVRIGDVLEPSDIAIYRSLAGGVTSAQLLHGSANPIGGQAQVIKLRWGQDAQGLAFTAAPPSIKFALGENVKQSNWGDNYNIRYPQTRMGVEAMLRDGFQQASNYQHELTAWDGLSRRQQRRTIAPKPDLRLQTVLEVLNSERHIHIHSYVHTEMLMMLGLADELGFKVQTFTHSLEGYKLASEMAAAGTSAATFADWWAYKFEVYDAIPQNACVMTEQGVLTSIHSDSNDLIRRLNQEAAKSIMYCGMSEQQAWQMVTINPAKQLKVDHLVGSIEAGKQADLVLWSANPLSVYARAEITWIDGARYFSIEQDQQRRRAINQERQQLIAKLLQDDSPAEDGEQLTPLPASTWHCDTVGQHSHQSHSHQQH
- a CDS encoding amidohydrolase — encoded protein: MLKRYSVLALMALIPLCSQSHDLLPGQTQSQPQLITNATVHTPTGPLLNTDVLLKAGKIASIGTDIVAEGAAVIDASGKHLYPALISLDSQIGLTEIGAVRATVDSYEVGEINPQIRAATAFNVESELLPTLRANGIGYAQITPIGDLFAGQSALVQLDGWNINDALVKADTGVHLYWPASTLPQGQTREQAQANYQRQYDIIVAAFDDAKHYLQVPREIQDARWESMRALLQGTSTLFVHADERRQIEHAMALAAKYQVQLVIVGGYDSHQVAEQLAQQQVAVIYTHAKGLPRRIGDPYDLAFEIPAILHHAGVELAITFSGSWESRNLPFAVGQAIAFGLPPTAALNSVSKNAAKLLGQPQLGQLIAGAPASVIISGGDLFDPSKHAVERMWLDGRAIDLDNRHQRLYQKYQQRYQ